The genome window GACCCCAAGAGCCCAGTCGTGGTGAATAGCAGCAGCATGCAAGATGAGATAGAGGTGGCTGAGTTGGGGGACTCTGTTGGTTCCGAACCATAAATTGTCGATCCACCTGGTGTAGCAATGCTTGGGGTGTATGGAGTTGTTGGCATTGTTGGTGTTGTCATCGTTGTTGGGGGTGGTGGTGACGGGTTAACTGGTGAATATGTGCTGAAATTGGAAACTCGAATAAGATTTCTTTTCACTTGATGTGTTCATAAATGAAGTTGGACTTGGGGTTATGATAGATTACCTGGTTGATGCTGTGGATGATGGATAGCGACAGCTACCGGTACCTGCAATAAGACAGAGTGGAGAGAGTTAAGCATCTATTCAAGCACGTAAGAACAACAAGGTCAGGAAGTTGAATTTGTTCAGTGGCGGATCTGAAACTTTTGGCAAAAGAGCTAGGAAGCTATAGCTGGATAGAACATTCAACAAGATCTTtgtaattaaaagaaagaggGTTCTTTTTATGATATTGTACAGGTATATTTTCAGTAAGGAGGAaccttcccttttttttcagTGAAAGTTCGGACAAGCTATAAGGTTCAATCCACATTTTTAAGAGATATTTCAGCATATTGCTTGATAGGACTTAATTTGATGAAAAAGTCTTACTTGGGTCAGTGTTGGTGGTTTGAGCTGTTCCTCCAAAATTGCAGCTAGTAGGAGCTGGGTTCTTGTGGTAGTAATCATTGAAGGCGTAGGAAGCGTGATCACGGAGAGTGTTTGGGTTATAACAGCTTCCGCCTTGTTGAACAGCTGCACAGTCTGCACCTCCATAGCCACAAGCATAATCAAGAGCTACCTGTAAGGCGGTTTGTGAAGCTGCTTGGCTGGCAATACACCAATTTCCACCTGATGATGTAGGAGTTGTGGTGGTGGGAGTGGTCGGGGTCAGGGTTGTGGTTGGTGGCGTTGGCGTTGGCGTTGTGCCTGGGTCTGTTGTGGTTGGTGGtgttggggttggggttgtGGTTGGTGGtgttggggttggggttgtGATTGGGTCTGTTGTGGTAGGTGCTGGTGGTGATGTTGTCGGGTTCACAAAAGGTGTGGGAGTCAATCCAGTTGGACTTGGATTCACTACAGGGATTGTATCAAGCTGGGTAGCATACACCGAAGATGAGAAAAGCATACGATTCACTTGTGTGTTGCTTCTGTGGGTTGCTTCCAAAGGAGGATTCTTTGGAGCACTTGAACCTGAAGAAATGAAAAGCATGgtaagttctttttctttcattgaaATGATGGAAGAAATTGCTATGATTTGCTATCCATACAAGTTGAAggtaaaacaaaacaaacaaacctgAATAACTGTTAGGAAAGATAAATATCTAGAGTTATTCCAAAATCAAAAGTAGAAACAATGGCAACACAAGCCACCTTAGTTATTGATCAGATTCACCATCAGGTTTAGGTGTTTGATGCTTGTAATGCATGTGTGAGTTCagttttgttctctctctctttttccgCTCATGTTCTAGTTACTTAAGATGATCAATGGATGAATTTGAAAGAGTGATCTGATTGAATTAAAAGGTAATGCTAAATGCTTCTTGTGCTTGTGGATAATCTTTGTCAGTTTCTCATGTTTGGGTCATATACAAAGGAGGTGAATTAGTATTAGACAGGAATTCATGCAATTTTGACTTAAAATTGTCAAACACCATAAATGCATGCTGATGATCAGAAACTAACAATGAGAAACCCATTATCCATTGTTCTGAACTCTGGAAAATAAGAAGGAACTGGTTTGGAAATCCTCTGCTCTTTAGAAAcagtcatctttttctttcacaaaatCAACCTATGCACCTTCTGACCATGGCCATAGGACattaaagaaaattgatgATCATGCAAGATGATGAGCAAATTCGGGTTGGTAGTTAGAAGGCTTGTGTTGAAACACAACTGGAAGAAGAGAAACACACCAAGAAGACAATTCAAATTACCTGaactaaagaaaagaaacaaaaaaaataacgCAGAATGCCGAAGAGAGCTAACACCCATTTCTGCAAGCTACTTCTTCTACACCTTGTGATTGTAGATTTTTCTTCTGGCCTCAAAACAATGATGGAGAAGCTAAGATATACTACACAAGAGAAATAGAAATGGTGGTGGTTGCAAAAAGAAGAGTTCATCTCTTTTCTCTgcatttgttatatatatcTTGAGGAATCATAGCTTTCTTGGATCGAAGAGAAgatgaaaagagagaagggagaataTAGAAAACTTGAGAAAGGAGGCATTAGGGTAGTTGGATATTGCAAGCAAGAGATGgtgcaaccaaaaaaaaagtatctGAAATGGTGAAAGGCAAAAGAATGATTTCATGGAATTTAAATCTCATGTTTTGGCTAATAAGAAATTGGGTATCTCTGTGACAGTGATGCTGCAGCATTTTTCCCTTTCTCTGTTGTGCTCTTCTTTCTACTGTTTTTGCtgtacttttattttgttttgtttaattattttttttcatggtACTGAATCAAAAAGCTAAAGGTGGGGGCAAGTGAGAGTTTGTGAGTCACATCTAATGGTCTGTAACCAAGAATATTGTCCCCCTTGTCGATTTCTTACTTCACTCAGCTTTAATGGAAgttcccaaaataaaataaaaacttggcCTTGTATACATACGATCAATTCAAGCTCTTGAAACCCAACATTTAATCTGGGCCTAGTCCATTTCAGTCAGTTTCAATGTTCATTCATGACCTAAGAATGCAAAACTTTTCGTGCAAAACAAGAGAGTTGAAGAGAAGAAATTTATATACCACGAAAGGAaatatttgggttttcttgctttctttcttttgaggTCGGTGTATTggatgttttgaataaaaggTTTCGTGGCAATTAAGGTCCATCAGAAAGCAGAGAATCAACTAGTTTCGGAAAGGATCTGGGGGCAGTGACTTTTTAGTGGCATAAACAAAACTTGAACTAAAAAGTAAGGCAACCTCGCTATATTTGGTATCTTGGTTCAGTTCCTTGAAATagtaaatgaaaataaagcaAAGGTTTGGTCACCAAGCACAGAATGATTTGGGTCTGGATCTGgaattaaaaaggaaataacaGGGTTTTCTAATGCACATTAGAGATTATGCTAATTATGCATCTTTCCCACAACGGGAATATCATTGTTGCGGTATTCCATACCAATCACGCACCGATCATCATCATTGGCGTATCATGGATAATTTAGTTTCCATGGATTCCTCATACTAAACCCTATCACGAAAAGGTCACTTGATCATCATCAAATTTTGAGCATGATGATCATGATCACCAACGACAGTCCTAGTGCGCAATCAAACAGTCAGTATGACCACAACAATAAACAGGGACAAAAGGGAGGGACGGCCCCTTGAACAGCcacttatcttttttatttatttattattattatttttttgcaataatAGATGGGAGGCTGCTCATTTTCTGGGATATCCAAATTTGGTAACAAAATTGTACCACTCTTAAATATAAATGGAGGTAGACGAGGAGACCCATTAATTGCTTGTGATATGATAAAATCCATGTccaaacataattaaaagtCTTAATTATATTGGTTGAAATTCGGTCTCAAATACATTTATGTATGAAAAATGTATAGCATATTTTCCTATACTAGTATCGGTCCCAAATTCCACCCCCACCTCCAGGGTCTTCTCCAATTCAAATTTCCCCACGTGAGCACTCCTGGATACTTCGGTAAGCCGACTTGCACCGGAGACATGTTTCAGTACAGAACTCAAAACTAAGAGTTCCATACACCCTGTCAATCTCTTATAGGCATATTAACAAAGGTTGATGTTTTCCAAAAGTGAGAATACTGCTGCAGCTTTCATGCTAACAGATTCTGCGTTTGACTATTATTCAATTAAAGGTAGAAATGTCCAGAAGAATCAAAGGTAAGAAAGAACTGTGTCAACCACTGATCTATCCCCGCTGAAGCATATTACACCGTGAAAGATGTTGTGTGACGTCACTCCAAGCTGCCGATAAAGAGATCCTCAGATTACATTAAGTCTAGAACGATTTTATGGCAAAAGAATGAAGTATTATTATACCTGGGAAATTTCGATAATCAGGCTCTATTCCATTGCCATTTATGTCCTTATGTTTTGGTGTAACATACTTCCCAACAGTTACAACCACACCAGAGCCATCACGAAGTTCAAACACAGATTGAATCAAACCCTGTCAAAAGCATCAGAGACACCatcaaaatcatcaatgggacgttagggatattttttattgattcAATGTCTGCAAACTCCAAACTTTTAGATTGattaaatgacaaaaaaataaatctgcTTTCTATCCTCAATCATGAAAAGGCATCTTTTGTTATATCCACCAAGGACACTCGCCATTAGAAAGCAAGTTGCTGGAATTTAGGTAACAAATGGACTCTAGCTAAATCAAGTTCCATCACAACACaaatgcattatatatatatatatatatatatatatatatatatatatgcaaagaCAATGCTGAAGAACCAgtgatgaaatttttttcacctTGCCAAATGTCCGGTCACCAACAAGAACACCTCTACAATTATCATGCAAAGCTGAAGCAACCTGCAATTGGAGCCACCAATGTAAATGCTAGAATTGTACAAACTAAAAGGAATCATACATAATTGGGACAATCAAGCGGCTCACAATTTCACTCGCACTAGCAGTACTGTTGTTCACCAAAACCTGCATTAGAAGTTAAGTCAAGAGCCTTGTCATAAACCATAAACTGAATATGTTAGAAATTACATTTGCCACAAATCCTAACTCAGTGGTAAAGAAGACAAAATCACAAGATTTTTCAAgccaaagaaggaaaaagctAGCAAAGTTTGACATGAGGGTGCACTGAAATTCAATAGATTGCAAAAGGATTTCTTAATAAATTGAGCCCATCTGGACCCAAACTTGAGCCTATCAGGCTCCTCAAGAGACGGCCATAAAAGGAATAAGTGCTGTCTCAAATCTTCATTAATCTACTCTGATTTAGATGAGTGGATGGTATCCACTCCAATTTTGACCTTGGTTTAATCGTTAATAAGCACTCAGCAAGTTttatcatgttttttttttttttttttttgggtttatccCTTATTTAACATTTAAGTTTAAAACGGATCTAATAGATATCTAAAGTTTGAACCCTTTTTCTAAGTTACAAGCcaagttcaaaaaaaaaaaattagcattCAACTCCCTTGCAGACCCAATCATAACAAAACCGAAATAGTCTGGTAAGGTCAGTTGACACAGCTGGGGCATAGTTGCAACCTTACTATACACAATTGAcctttgggttttctttttccaaggAAAAGCTGCAACAAAAAATCTCTAATGGTTTCTCTTATGATATGTTGGATAAAGACAGGAAGCCTTAAGTGACATCGTAAAGTCTTATTAGAGCACTGTGTCCTGCATCCCATGACCATTCCAAACAA of Prunus dulcis chromosome 4, ALMONDv2, whole genome shotgun sequence contains these proteins:
- the LOC117625726 gene encoding PLASMODESMATA CALLOSE-BINDING PROTEIN 1-like encodes the protein MGVSSLRHSALFFLFLFFSSGSSAPKNPPLEATHRSNTQVNRMLFSSSVYATQLDTIPVVNPSPTGLTPTPFVNPTTSPPAPTTTDPITTPTPTPPTTTPTPTPPTTTDPGTTPTPTPPTTTLTPTTPTTTTPTSSGGNWCIASQAASQTALQVALDYACGYGGADCAAVQQGGSCYNPNTLRDHASYAFNDYYHKNPAPTSCNFGGTAQTTNTDPSTGSCRYPSSTASTSTYSPVNPSPPPPTTMTTPTMPTTPYTPSIATPGGSTIYGSEPTESPNSATSISSCMLLLFTTTGLLGSLLAANYL